A single window of Anaerobaca lacustris DNA harbors:
- a CDS encoding tyrosine recombinase, giving the protein MSSIQRQSVTAELRSLPLGSTAIAFLDYLVVEAGLSENTILAYGRDLRGFLTYCQAHEIKTLAHLKPRVVQGYVHEQARGPNGENTVKRALVAIRMLLRFAKLTGLIDDDGAGVLETPKTWYRLPVVCSKQQVARLLGAPSPKEPFYHRDRAMLEILYATGVRASELAELCISDVNFDCGYLRCLGKGRKERVIPVGKAAVSAIRDYLVHLRPQLAKPGSGTHLLLSRTGRPLTRIEIWRLVKKYAVRAGMPRNLTVHTLRHCFATHLLSGGADLRSVQEMLGHVDVATTQIYTHVDHERLRKIHKEFHPRP; this is encoded by the coding sequence ATGTCTTCGATCCAGAGGCAATCCGTTACCGCCGAACTCCGTTCGCTGCCCTTGGGCTCGACGGCCATCGCCTTCCTCGATTATCTCGTCGTCGAGGCCGGCCTCTCGGAGAACACCATTCTTGCCTATGGCCGCGATCTGAGAGGGTTTCTTACATACTGCCAGGCTCACGAAATCAAGACGCTTGCCCATCTGAAACCCCGTGTCGTTCAAGGGTATGTTCACGAGCAGGCTCGCGGCCCGAACGGTGAGAACACGGTGAAGCGCGCCCTGGTGGCGATTCGCATGCTGCTGAGGTTCGCCAAGCTGACGGGCCTGATTGACGACGACGGGGCTGGCGTACTGGAAACACCCAAGACCTGGTATAGATTGCCGGTGGTTTGCAGCAAGCAGCAGGTGGCCAGGCTGCTGGGGGCGCCCAGCCCGAAGGAGCCGTTCTATCACCGAGACAGGGCGATGCTCGAGATTCTCTACGCGACCGGCGTACGGGCCAGTGAGCTGGCAGAGCTGTGCATTTCCGATGTCAACTTTGATTGTGGGTATTTGAGGTGCCTTGGGAAGGGCAGGAAAGAAAGGGTGATTCCTGTTGGAAAGGCAGCCGTTTCGGCCATTAGGGACTACCTGGTGCATCTGAGACCCCAATTGGCCAAGCCCGGCAGCGGGACGCACCTTCTGCTGTCACGAACAGGGCGGCCGTTGACGCGTATTGAAATCTGGCGACTCGTGAAAAAGTATGCGGTCCGCGCAGGGATGCCGCGGAACCTGACGGTACATACGCTGCGACACTGTTTCGCGACGCATCTGCTCAGCGGCGGGGCGGACCTGAGGAGTGTCCAGGAGATGCTCGGCCATGTGGACGTGGCAACGACCCAGATTTACACGCATGTGGACCACGAGCGGCTCAGGAAGATTCACAAGGAATTTCACCCAAGGCCCTGA
- a CDS encoding hexokinase family protein translates to MDEIRGKIESFLKKHGMFHADISIEKTCDSFVDEMAKGLAGPESSLAMLPTYIETERELPRNKPVIVMDAGGTNFRVATVCFKDQGDPEIADFRVFPMPGIKKEVSREHFFGTMAGYVADIIDKSDCVGFCFSYPIEMSPNKDGRVLYFSKEIKAPEVVGKMIGEGLNAAIVESTSSDAKQMVLLNDTVATLLAGRGASDGRNYDSYIGFILGTGTNTAYVEHNANIAKAKGLDAARSQIVNVESGGFGKAPRGDVDEQFNAASANPGINTFEKMISGAYLGPLCFATIRQGAEEGLFGQAAAGKLLALREVTTKDVSEFLSRPESADNVLGKALAGAGPDVSAVYYLVDALIERAAKLTAANLSSAAIKCGKGQDPCRPVCIVAEGTTFYHLKGLRPKVEYYLKQYLVDRKNIYYEIVSVENATLIGAAIAGLTN, encoded by the coding sequence GTGGATGAGATCAGAGGCAAGATCGAATCGTTTCTCAAGAAGCATGGCATGTTCCACGCCGATATCAGTATTGAAAAGACCTGTGATTCGTTCGTAGACGAGATGGCCAAGGGCCTGGCCGGCCCCGAAAGCTCCCTGGCCATGCTGCCAACCTATATCGAGACCGAGCGGGAGCTGCCCCGGAACAAGCCGGTGATCGTCATGGACGCCGGCGGGACCAACTTCCGCGTCGCGACCGTCTGTTTCAAGGACCAGGGCGATCCCGAGATCGCCGATTTCCGGGTCTTCCCCATGCCGGGCATCAAGAAGGAGGTCAGCCGGGAGCACTTCTTCGGCACGATGGCCGGCTACGTCGCCGACATCATCGACAAGAGCGACTGCGTGGGGTTCTGCTTCTCTTACCCGATCGAGATGTCGCCCAACAAGGATGGACGCGTGCTGTATTTCTCCAAGGAGATCAAGGCCCCGGAGGTGGTCGGCAAGATGATCGGCGAAGGGCTCAACGCCGCCATCGTCGAGTCCACCAGCTCCGACGCCAAGCAGATGGTGCTGCTCAACGACACGGTTGCCACGCTGCTGGCCGGCCGGGGCGCCTCCGACGGCCGCAACTACGACAGCTACATCGGGTTCATCCTCGGCACGGGGACCAACACCGCCTATGTCGAGCACAATGCCAACATCGCCAAGGCCAAGGGCCTGGACGCCGCCAGGAGCCAGATCGTCAACGTCGAGTCGGGCGGCTTCGGCAAGGCGCCGCGCGGTGATGTCGACGAGCAGTTCAACGCCGCCAGCGCCAATCCGGGGATCAACACCTTCGAGAAGATGATCTCGGGCGCCTATCTCGGGCCGCTGTGCTTTGCGACGATCCGCCAGGGGGCCGAGGAAGGCCTGTTCGGCCAGGCCGCCGCCGGGAAACTGCTGGCGCTCAGAGAAGTGACAACCAAGGACGTCAGCGAGTTTCTCAGTCGCCCGGAGAGCGCCGACAACGTGCTGGGCAAAGCCCTGGCCGGCGCCGGGCCCGACGTCTCGGCGGTGTATTATCTGGTCGATGCGCTCATCGAGCGGGCGGCCAAGCTGACCGCCGCCAATCTCTCGTCGGCCGCCATCAAGTGCGGCAAGGGACAGGACCCCTGCCGGCCCGTCTGCATCGTTGCCGAAGGCACAACGTTCTACCACCTCAAGGGCCTGCGCCCCAAGGTGGAATACTACCTCAAGCAATATCTCGTGGACCGGAAGAACATCTATTATGAAATCGTCAGCGTCGAGAACGCCACGCTGATCGGAGCGGCCATCGCGGGCCTGACCAACTGA
- a CDS encoding glucosamine-6-phosphate deaminase — protein sequence MQENTSVMLTPVEAAAVRASSFDILYHPTEKIPTIVVENFPSLGKLAAMRFIEWVQNHPGGVISLPTGKTPEHFIRWVQRLLADWDKPETRKILDGAGIDPGTKPDMASLHFVQIDDFYPLDSAQHNSFYHYVKKFYIEGFGLDPAKALLIDSTAIGLRPGERLTDVWPDKHVDLTLRYRLAQTNLERRQKTLLEDVDQWCMEYERRIRTLGGIGFFLGGIGPDGHIGFNIKGSDHNSTTRLCPTNYETQAAAATDLGGIEISRQCLVITIGLRTITRNPDCTAIIIAAGQAKAALAAEAIQAPNHINIPASCLQQLPNARFYVTQGAAAGLTERRIVSLGQSKTVSDDDVEKILMELAVQCNKRLVDLTDDDARTHPLAAMVLQRRSETLRELTQAVHDRLIGKIETGVSIYKEKCFLHTEPHHDDIMLGYFAQVVRHFRRVTNRHHFMTLTSGFTAVTNEFMRAQIANLRRFIEAGTFAELIAQGYFAQNNMIDRNRDVWQYLDGVAGRDDHEKAEGNARRMLRNLIELFDGDFLNDIDRYTREIEEYFATTYPGKKDPEPIQKLKGMCREWEAECLWGYYGWQCEDVRHLRLGFYTGDIFTKDPSMDHDVPPIVAELERIDPDVITVAFDPEASGPDTHYKVMQALAEAIRIYLKKHAKPDLKIWGYRNVWFRFDPSEANVFVPISLAMFATTHDAFMNAFITQKDASFPSHEYDGPFSLLAQRVQVEQYRRIKTCLGREWFHNHPSAMIRAARGMVFLREMSPGEFFQSCRELRQSVEAR from the coding sequence ATGCAAGAGAACACATCCGTAATGCTGACACCGGTGGAGGCCGCCGCCGTCCGGGCCTCGTCCTTCGACATCCTGTACCATCCGACGGAGAAGATCCCTACGATCGTCGTCGAGAACTTCCCGTCGCTGGGCAAGCTGGCGGCGATGCGCTTCATCGAATGGGTGCAGAACCACCCCGGCGGGGTCATCAGCCTGCCCACGGGCAAGACGCCCGAACACTTCATCCGCTGGGTCCAGCGGCTGCTGGCGGACTGGGACAAGCCTGAGACGCGCAAGATCCTCGATGGGGCGGGGATCGATCCGGGCACGAAGCCCGACATGGCAAGCCTGCACTTCGTTCAGATCGACGACTTCTACCCGCTGGATTCGGCCCAGCACAACAGCTTCTACCACTACGTGAAGAAGTTCTATATCGAAGGCTTCGGGCTCGATCCGGCCAAGGCCCTGCTGATCGACTCGACGGCCATCGGCCTGCGACCGGGCGAGAGGCTGACCGACGTCTGGCCCGACAAGCACGTGGACCTGACGCTTCGGTACCGTCTGGCACAGACCAACCTCGAACGCCGGCAGAAGACGCTGCTCGAAGACGTCGATCAGTGGTGCATGGAATACGAACGCCGCATCCGCACGCTCGGCGGGATCGGGTTCTTCCTCGGCGGGATCGGCCCGGATGGGCACATCGGCTTCAATATCAAGGGCTCCGACCACAATTCGACGACGCGCTTGTGCCCGACCAACTACGAGACGCAGGCGGCCGCCGCCACCGATCTGGGCGGCATCGAGATCTCCCGCCAGTGCCTGGTCATCACCATCGGTCTGCGGACCATCACGCGGAATCCCGACTGCACGGCGATCATCATCGCCGCCGGTCAGGCCAAGGCGGCCCTGGCGGCTGAAGCCATTCAGGCGCCGAACCACATCAACATCCCGGCCAGTTGTCTCCAACAGTTGCCCAACGCGCGATTCTACGTCACACAGGGTGCGGCGGCCGGTCTGACCGAGCGACGGATCGTCTCACTGGGCCAATCCAAGACGGTCAGCGACGACGACGTCGAGAAGATCCTCATGGAACTGGCGGTGCAGTGCAACAAGCGCCTCGTCGATCTGACCGACGACGACGCACGCACGCACCCCCTCGCGGCAATGGTCCTGCAACGTCGCAGCGAGACGTTGCGTGAACTGACACAAGCCGTTCACGACCGCCTGATCGGCAAGATCGAAACGGGGGTCAGCATCTACAAAGAGAAGTGCTTCCTGCACACCGAGCCGCACCACGACGACATCATGCTCGGCTACTTCGCACAGGTCGTTCGCCATTTCCGCCGTGTGACCAACCGGCATCATTTCATGACGCTGACCAGCGGCTTCACCGCCGTGACCAATGAGTTCATGCGGGCCCAGATCGCCAACCTCCGCCGGTTCATCGAGGCCGGCACCTTCGCCGAGCTGATCGCGCAGGGCTACTTCGCCCAGAACAACATGATCGACCGCAATCGCGACGTGTGGCAGTACCTCGACGGCGTCGCCGGCCGCGACGATCACGAGAAGGCCGAGGGCAACGCCCGCCGGATGCTGCGAAACCTGATCGAGCTGTTCGACGGGGACTTCCTCAACGACATCGACCGGTACACCCGTGAGATCGAGGAGTATTTCGCCACGACGTACCCCGGCAAAAAGGACCCTGAGCCCATCCAGAAACTCAAGGGCATGTGCCGCGAGTGGGAGGCGGAGTGTCTCTGGGGCTACTATGGCTGGCAGTGCGAGGATGTCCGCCACCTGCGACTGGGGTTCTACACCGGGGACATCTTCACCAAGGACCCGTCGATGGACCACGATGTCCCACCGATTGTCGCGGAGTTGGAGCGCATCGACCCCGACGTCATCACGGTCGCGTTCGACCCGGAGGCCAGCGGCCCGGACACCCACTACAAGGTCATGCAGGCGCTGGCCGAGGCGATCCGGATCTATCTAAAGAAGCACGCCAAGCCCGACCTGAAGATCTGGGGCTATCGCAACGTCTGGTTCCGCTTCGACCCGTCGGAGGCCAACGTCTTCGTGCCCATCTCCCTGGCCATGTTCGCCACCACGCACGACGCCTTCATGAACGCGTTCATCACGCAGAAGGACGCGTCATTTCCGAGCCACGAATACGACGGGCCGTTCTCGCTGCTGGCCCAGCGCGTCCAGGTCGAGCAATACCGCAGGATCAAGACCTGCCTGGGACGCGAGTGGTTCCACAACCACCCCAGCGCGATGATCCGCGCGGCGCGGGGCATGGTCTTTCTGCGGGAGATGTCACCCGGCGAGTTCTTCCAGTCCTGTCGCGAGCTGCGCCAGTCCGTCGAAGCCCGCTGA
- the galE gene encoding UDP-glucose 4-epimerase GalE, with protein MRILVCGGAGYIGSNMTALLAAEGHEPLVYDNLSKGHRGAVGDVEFIVGDLADYDLLLKTLRGRRIEAVMHFAAWIEVGESVQEPLKYYRNNTSNTQNLLSAMEAAGVGRFVFSSTAAVYGMPETTPITEEMPKAPINPYGESKWAVERMCHYQSEAGRLHYAALRYFNACGAGNNGLCGEDHRPESHLIPLTIQAAMGKRPDIRIYGTDYDTPDGTCIRDYIHVDDLCRAHLLALGKLDEQPEQVYNLGNGQGYSVREVIETVRRVSGKDFTVVEADRRPGDPAVLTSDANKARRELGWTCQKPELETMVATAWQWHSEHPNGYSD; from the coding sequence ATGAGGATCCTTGTTTGCGGCGGCGCCGGGTATATCGGTAGCAACATGACTGCTCTGCTGGCCGCCGAGGGCCACGAGCCGCTGGTCTACGACAATCTCAGCAAGGGCCATCGAGGAGCCGTCGGAGACGTAGAGTTCATCGTCGGTGACCTGGCGGATTACGATCTGTTGCTCAAGACGCTCAGAGGGCGGCGCATTGAAGCGGTGATGCACTTCGCCGCGTGGATCGAGGTCGGTGAGTCGGTCCAGGAACCGCTGAAGTACTACAGGAACAACACGTCGAACACGCAGAATCTGCTCTCGGCGATGGAGGCGGCCGGAGTGGGACGCTTCGTTTTCAGTAGTACAGCGGCCGTCTACGGCATGCCCGAGACCACGCCGATCACCGAGGAGATGCCCAAGGCCCCGATCAACCCCTATGGGGAGAGCAAGTGGGCCGTCGAGAGGATGTGCCATTACCAGAGCGAGGCGGGCCGGCTGCATTACGCGGCCCTGAGGTACTTCAACGCCTGCGGGGCCGGCAACAACGGCCTGTGCGGCGAGGACCACCGGCCCGAGTCGCACCTGATCCCGCTGACCATCCAGGCCGCGATGGGCAAGCGCCCCGACATCCGGATCTACGGAACCGACTACGACACCCCCGATGGGACCTGCATCCGTGACTATATCCACGTCGATGACCTCTGCCGGGCCCACCTGTTGGCGCTGGGCAAGCTGGACGAACAGCCCGAACAGGTCTATAACCTGGGCAATGGGCAGGGATATTCAGTTCGAGAAGTGATCGAGACGGTCCGGCGCGTCTCGGGCAAAGACTTCACGGTCGTCGAGGCCGACCGTCGGCCGGGCGACCCGGCGGTGTTGACCAGCGACGCGAACAAGGCCAGACGAGAGCTGGGCTGGACCTGTCAGAAGCCGGAGCTGGAGACGATGGTGGCGACCGCCTGGCAGTGGCACAGCGAACACCCGAATGGATATTCCGACTGA